A genomic stretch from Etheostoma cragini isolate CJK2018 chromosome 8, CSU_Ecrag_1.0, whole genome shotgun sequence includes:
- the atp6v1e1a gene encoding V-type proton ATPase subunit E 1a translates to KNYFVFCLLWQIKHMMGFIVQEASEKVEEIDAKAEEEFNIEKGRLVQTQRVKIMGYFEKKEKQIEQHKKVQMSNLLNQARLKVLKARNGMITDLLNEARQRLAEIAEDPASYSTLLEGLVLQGFYQLLEHKVTIRCRQQDVEMVQAAVDKVSPIYKEAVKKNIVVKIDLERFLPSGICGGVEVYNDNGKIKVSNTLENRLEVMAQQMMPDIRVDLFGANPNRKFTD, encoded by the exons aaaaactattttgtgttttgtctcttgtGGCAGATCAAGCACATGATGGGCTTCATTGTGCAAGAGGCCAGTGAGAAAGTTGAGGAAATTGATGCTAAG GCGGAGGAAGAGTTTAACATCGAGAAAGGTCGCCTGGTGCAGACCCAGAGGGTGAAAATCATGGGATACTTTGAGAAGAAGGAAAAGCAGATTGAACAACACAAGAAAGT CCAGATGTCCAACCTGCTAAACCAAGCAAGGCTAAAGGTGCTGAAGGCACGCAACGGCATGATCACG GATTTGTTGAATGAAGCTCGTCAAAGACTTGCAGAGATTGCCGAGGACCCTGCTAGTTACTCTACCCTGTTGGAGGGCCTGGTGCTTCAG GGATTCTATCAACTCCTGGAACATAAAGTTACCATTCGCTGCCGACAGCAGGATGTAGAAATGGTTCAG GCTGCTGTAGATAAGGTCAGCCCTATCTACAAAGAGGCAGTGAAGAAGAACATAGTTGTCAAAATCGACCTGGAACGCTTTCTTCCGTCAGGAAT ctGCGGAGGAGTGGAAGTATATAATGATAATGGGAAGATCAAGGTTTCCAACACTTTGGAGAACAGGCTTGAAGTTATGGCACAACAG ATGATGCCTGACATCAGAGTGGACCTGTTTGGTGCCAATCCCAACCGTAAATTCACGGATTAA